The following are encoded together in the Lepidochelys kempii isolate rLepKem1 chromosome 7, rLepKem1.hap2, whole genome shotgun sequence genome:
- the CALHM2 gene encoding calcium homeostasis modulator protein 2 codes for MAALITENFRFLSLFFKSKDVMIFNGLVALGTVGSQELFSVVAFHCPCSPARNYIYGLAAIGVPALALFLIGVIWNNHTWNLVAECHKRGAKNFSAAATFLLFGSIIGRAAVAPVTWSVISLLRGEAYICALSEFVDPASLDEFPSRYGPETLARFPCKDIPGNLTSFKEEVIRRLRYESQLFGWLLIGVIAVLVFLTKCLKHCCSPLSYRQEGYWAQYRSSEAKLFQRTAEVHSKILAANNVKQFFGFVALNKEEKELVGEFPVKGVQPSPQWNAITGVYIYRENKGFPLYSRLHKWAKGVEGNGPGPDGQEMVFLAT; via the exons ATGGCTGCCCTCATCACTGAAAACTTCCGCTTCCTTTCTCTGTTCTTCAAAAGCAAAGATGTGATGATCTTCAATGGCCTGGTGGCCCTGGGCACGGTGGGCAGTCAGGAACTCTTCTCTGTGGTCGCCTTCCACTGCCCCTGCTCTCCGGCCAGGAACTACATCTATGGACTGGCTGCCATTGGagtcccagccctggccctgttCCTCATCGGCGTCATCTGGAACAACCACACCTGGAATTTGGTGGCCGAGTGCCACAAGAGAGGGGCCAAGAACTTCTCAGCTGCAGCCACCTTCCTGCTCTTCGGCTCCATCATAGGGCGGGCTGCCGTGGCCCCTGTCACCTGGTCAGTCATCTCATTGCTCCGCGGAGAAGCCTACATCTGTGCCCTCAGTGAATTTGTGGATCCTGCCTCCCTAGATGAATTTCCATCAAGATATGGACCGGAGACCCTGGCCAGGTTCCCTTGTAAGGACATTCCAGGGAACTTGACAAGTTTTAAGGAAGAAGTTATAAGACGACTAAGATATGAGTCCCAG cTCTTTGGATGGCTGCTCATTGGGGTCATCGCAGTCTTGGTTTTCCTCACCAAGTGCCTGAAGCACTGCTGCTCACCGCTGAGCTACCGGCAAGAGGGCTACTGGGCCCAGTACCGCTCTAGCGAGGCCAAGCTCTTCCAGCGCACCGCTGAAGTCCACTCCAAGATCCTGGCCGCCAACAATGTCAAGCAGTTCTTCGGCTTCGTGGCTCTgaataaggaggagaaagagctaGTGGGGGAGTTCCCAGTGAAGGGTGTCCAGCCAAGCCCGCAGTGGAACGCCATCACTGGGGTCTATATCTACCGGGAAAATAAGGGCTTCCCACTCTACAGCCGGCTCCATAAGTGGGCCAAAGGGGTGGAAGGGAACGGGCCAGGGCCTGATGGTCAGGAAATGGTCTTCCTAGCCACATAA